TCTACCAACATTCTTATCCTCTTACGTGCACATTTCCCCATGTGTTGTCGCCCTTTGCATCGAAACAGCAGCTTCAACGGACCACTTGATAAGATCGTCTAAAATTTCTCCAGTACACACGTTTTGTTGGAGTCCGATTTTGATTGGGTTTGAAAGCAATAGTAACAAATTTGGGTCAACAACTCCAAGAGTGGAAGGACAGATACCGTTTTGAATCATGTCGATGATGGGTTGCGAGATGTTTGGGATGAGACCAAGTGCTGAGCTAAGGCTCGTGGCGCTTCTTGCAATTGCAACGACGGTCTGGAGGtacagaataaataatatgaataGTTTGAATATTCGGTTACGGAAGCGAAAAATGATAGGCAGGATATAGAAACAATACGACAGCCGTTAAAATGCGCTTATGATTAAACATACGTTTACTGTTAAATGGTTGAAATTGTGTTTGATCACTCGTAAAGATGTTAATCAATTATCTTACCGGGTAAACTGCTCGTACACCTGGAATAAAGTCGAGGATGGTTGGACAAGAACCTGACAAACAGTTGGCAGTTACACCTCCCAAGCATCGAACCATTTGGTCCAAGTTTGTCCTGGATCACAAAAGTAGGATGATTACATTTTGACTCCttgtgtttgaatattatgaaatgcatttttttcttgGTAGGGCAACAACGGTCGTTATATCACGGATGTTTGTTTACAGCATTCTTTAATACGtgggttaccacgtatgtaaatttttgGGCGGCTGATTTTGTATCTTTTCTTTCAATATAGAGCTAGAGTTAGATGGGGGGGAGGTGGGATAccatttgattttaatttttttcgttctatttgatggaaaacaaagaacattcaaaggataagaattgtttaaaacacgatcagtatatttggatatcatgtgatAATAGTTTCTCATCTTCCCAACCCTGttatatacattttgttaATCTTACTTGCACATCCCGGGATTATTGTATGGCGCATCCTTGAACCAAGGGCCCATGCATTCAAATGATTGGTTGAGGGTTTGTTTCAGTGTGCACATTGGAAGAATCTGGACATCTGTTTCAGGAACACAGGAAAACGTGAAACTTAACCGTAAACGTGTAAAAGATATGGCAACCCTTATATTTTATCTTGAAGTTATTACGACATTGTGGTGGCTCGCATCCGCCTACGCTTTAAGCTTGAGATTTAAATATTCGTACCGTAGGTTCACCAAACTTTTAGGGGTGATCTGTTTGAGAAGTAACTTACCGTTAGATGGCGTTTTGGGGCAGCTTTGGTTTGATGCCATTGGAACGTTGCAGTTACTGGTGTTGCAAGCAGAGACACTGCAGTTGATCACCATCCCGACTGTACTGTTGTCCATGCGGATGTCGTGGCAGGTGGTTTGTGTTGCGGGTGTACTGCAGCGACCGAAGCGAATGTAATCTGAAGCAACATCGTTTGAACTGTGATATATTCGTAATTGTGATCATGATCTAACACTACTGTTGTTGAATGATTTTCATAGCATTATAATACATCAAGTGCTACTAGATCTGTAGATTTCATTTCAATAAAAGGGGTTAAAACGCGTTTGATTAAAAAGTACTCAAAAGAGTGCTCGCGTAAAAAACTACGAAActctttattatattataacttacatGTCCCATTGGGCTGAGCGTTAACGTACTCAGTAAGGTCGCATTGTGTGGCATATGCTGGACAAGGACCTACACTGCTACCGTCAGCAATTTCAGGCCCGGTGATCGAGGTGTAAGCCTTCCAACCCTGGAAACAACTGAGGGGGGGTGCTGGTGTTGTAATGTTGGGTGGGGAGGGTGAGGTTCCTGGTCGTATGGCGGCGGTTGTGGTTGACGTCCCTACTGTTGTGGCGGCGGTTGTGGGGGGAAAGAATCCTGGAATTTAAGTTGGTGTTGCAGGTTCATACGTAAAGATAAATGCATCTATATTTATTAGATACACGGAAGGTTGTTaaaactggacagtgagcatggggtgtcaATATTTTGTCTATACTAAATAGGTTCACAGTTTTATACTAAAAGTATAATATTGAATTTGCGGCAAATATTTACTCGGCATGCTTACACTTTTCGTTACACTTTTCGTCGTAAAGCATCAGgtttttcttgttgtttttattgtttattgttgttgttttaatatattagatTTACCTGTCTGTGCATGACCAGTAGTTGCGTATATTCCAATCAAACACAATATCACAAGTTTATTCATATTGAGGCGATACTTTGCAACTCCTGTAAATTATAATCGTTACAGAAGTTAGTTTTTCATTCACAATAACAATGTCAGTAACTCCTCACTAAAACCTGAAATACTTCCAATACACCTCATCTAAAATGAAACGGCCAACCTGATGTAATAAAGTATTGCACCCTGTTCAATATTGATAGAACGTCGAAACGTCAGTACTGTAATAAGTTAGCCAGAAGAGCCTTATAACTAGACACCGGTGTTACAAAACGTTCTCGTGACTCGCTAACATAACCCTTGGAGAATCGTTGGGGCGTTTTAAACCCTCTCGCCGCTCTTCTTCGTTTCTTTGTTGCGTAAGAATAGAACCGCGTACCTTTTTCGTGAATTTAAGAAACGTCGCTTTTTATTGTTCGCCAACATGAGACATTATGACAAAGGAAGGGGTTCGAATGGCAACAACTTATTTTGGGAATATTTTTTCGCAAcgaaattaatattttagttccTGTATCCACGACCACTGCCTTTTATTAATGTTACACCCGAAGTTATATTACTTGGTTCGCGTGATTCAAACCAGATGCAGCAAcacgttttaaaaatagtgcTTCAACCGAACTAATATTTCTTCCAATTTTGAACCACACATTCCGCTTGTCAAAGTATatacaaattcaaaacaataaacgcaaaaaaactttgttggCAATTCTTCTCACTATTTATTGTAGATTCCCCCAGATCGTCAACCAATTCTTTAATCTGGAAGATACGTGTGCTTCTATTGAACGGGAATATTTTGTTGTCATAAGACcaagtgtgacgtaacaatgacaATGAATGGTATAACAAAGTCATACTCGAACGTTGAATTGTTCATTTACAAAAGATATTCATGATGTTATGGAATTCCTTTATAATACGTCACACGAAGATATCTCTTATATTGCAACGTTAAATACTGTAAATCCCAAATTAAATCTCAAACATCATTCCCATGCTCGATGCCGAGCGTTTAAATCAAACGTTTTTGGTATTGTCTCAGTTCAACCGCgctatttaaatatagtagggtgggggaagatgggacaccttttcattctattctctcgttccatttggtagtaaataaagaacattcaaaggattataaaaccgtatcttcacgactctaatagaccgttgttaattgtttaaaacacaatcaggatatttggatattacgtgctaaatgtgtcccatcttcccccaccctactatattacattttcattttgtagtaGAGGGTGGTAAAAATGGAacactttaacacataatatataaatatcctgatttaAACCGCTCTATGAGAGTAGTTgagatacggtttataat
This window of the Ciona intestinalis unplaced genomic scaffold, KH HT000079.2, whole genome shotgun sequence genome carries:
- the LOC100182302 gene encoding uncharacterized protein LOC100182302 isoform X2, with the protein product MNKLVILCLIGIYATTGHAQTGFFPPTTAATTVGTSTTTAAIRPGTSPSPPNITTPAPPLSCFQGWKAYTSITGPEIADGSSVGPCPAYATQCDLTEYVNAQPNGTYYIRFGRCSTPATQTTCHDIRMDNSTVGMVINCSVSACNTSNCNVPMASNQSCPKTPSNDVQILPMCTLKQTLNQSFECMGPWFKDAPYNNPGMCKTNLDQMVRCLGGVTANCLSGSCPTILDFIPGVRAVYPTVVAIARSATSLSSALGLIPNISQPIIDMIQNGICPSTLGVVDPNLLLLLSNPIKIGLQQNVCTGEILDDLIKWSVEAAVSMQRATTHGEMCTAMNTFGTHIVTAWHTRCSADRLDNLLRLALTPDLHHLIPKIRIGIHVAIEFMQNLKLPGCPNVPVTPAPVCFNGTVVTYPNGTFISRNGGYIQCQMGVNECGSIRAVNTVAPGHTIHWVTGFCSHTNFRPTCDQVRAGPQVVGTIDSCSLSFCSTSNCNNPDVTVMPSCDRFYAGTSTCMKRKAWVCDYVNWRVEFLSKWMKDFRQWKMQNFISVPPLPQCASFRPVNMCKTANALKCELDINQCHVCYCTDHDYTNLAEIEAMWMGDYNRWRRIRDMYNNIMAGNNAAGGTC